In the genome of Leptospira saintgironsiae, one region contains:
- a CDS encoding enoyl-CoA hydratase/isomerase family protein, with translation MDYKYLSLENRDGLLIVLLNRPESNNALNIGIRDELESVFSESKKDPKIRGVLLGANGKNFCSGYDLEEVIETKLESFKHRILEYHYELYSFPKPLVCVIKGFCSAGGFDLALSGDYILAERKTFLFRPEIRFGGPPLITTLARKVGPTKALSITLLGDPLRSQDALKLGIIDEVVTEGDPIAKGLKVLDKLSQWNPKLIRAEKEISNNFFQGNLYENLKKEFDLFKEFLEDPNFFKIVSEYAKSIKQKI, from the coding sequence ATGGATTATAAATATCTGAGTTTGGAAAATCGGGATGGATTATTGATCGTACTTTTAAACCGTCCAGAATCCAATAATGCATTGAATATAGGGATTAGAGACGAATTAGAATCTGTTTTTTCAGAATCCAAAAAAGATCCTAAGATCAGAGGAGTACTTTTAGGAGCAAACGGCAAAAACTTCTGTAGCGGTTACGATTTAGAAGAAGTAATCGAAACAAAACTAGAGTCATTCAAACACCGTATTTTAGAATATCATTATGAGCTTTATTCTTTTCCAAAACCTTTAGTCTGCGTTATAAAAGGTTTTTGTTCTGCTGGAGGTTTTGATCTTGCACTTTCGGGTGATTATATTCTTGCAGAAAGGAAAACATTCTTATTTCGACCAGAAATTCGTTTCGGAGGTCCTCCATTGATCACAACTCTGGCTCGCAAAGTAGGCCCTACAAAAGCATTATCTATAACATTACTCGGAGATCCTCTCCGCTCTCAAGACGCATTAAAATTAGGGATAATAGACGAAGTCGTTACAGAAGGTGATCCAATTGCAAAAGGACTAAAAGTATTGGATAAACTTTCCCAATGGAATCCAAAACTTATTAGAGCAGAAAAAGAGATCTCGAATAATTTTTTCCAAGGTAACCTTTATGAAAATCTAAAAAAAGAATTCGATCTATTCAAAGAATTTTTAGAAGATCCGAACTTCTTCAAAATCGTTTCAGAATATGCAAAATCTATAAAACAGAAAATCTGA
- a CDS encoding OmpP1/FadL family transporter — translation MLFGSRVRKKFSLFFLAIISFLAPKLEAVGLFQPSHNARYGGMGGVNLAIGGSPMDIGTNPANLSLKNQKELEFGVSLPYIRTVYKDKFSDPDPNLSYENSESYNVLAPLPYFAIRIPINEKWTYGGGIYIPGGGNGEVSGLTRITPNGQSLNDWSGMKLPSPIGDSRRIQESYSSTFYLVKSTHALSYKIGGLSIALGVEGIYSRQIAYQKFHDITGNIEVPGQGFDYKSKNAYALGGIFGTTYQITETLKIAYSYQTSAKIPLDGSMQVGSYPSRTGVSATFAVPERHGLGFSYGTDTFKIGVDALYYNYASYTSTYKQTLAAPVFPTAFGQTNVIPQNLAYHDSWALGIGGEWIVNDWTYRLGARHNSGVLRSEGTNALQAGIMVQDLVSGGFGYSTGKWKFDFTLLYYLPVRVYNGGSADWNFNHAVFSKDDIRVNEFKHSLRSDIPAILLGAGYSFD, via the coding sequence ATGCTTTTTGGATCTAGAGTTCGTAAAAAATTCTCCCTATTTTTTTTGGCTATAATTTCTTTCCTGGCTCCTAAGTTAGAGGCTGTTGGACTTTTTCAACCTTCTCATAATGCGAGATACGGAGGTATGGGAGGAGTAAATTTAGCGATCGGGGGATCTCCTATGGACATAGGGACTAATCCGGCTAACTTAAGTCTCAAAAACCAAAAAGAGTTGGAGTTCGGAGTTTCTTTACCGTACATCCGTACAGTATACAAAGACAAGTTCTCTGATCCAGACCCAAATCTTTCTTACGAAAACTCCGAATCCTATAACGTGCTCGCCCCACTTCCCTATTTCGCGATCCGAATTCCAATCAACGAAAAATGGACATACGGAGGAGGAATTTATATACCGGGCGGCGGAAACGGAGAAGTTTCCGGGCTCACAAGGATTACGCCTAATGGTCAAAGTTTGAACGATTGGTCAGGGATGAAACTTCCAAGTCCAATAGGAGATTCTAGAAGAATACAGGAAAGTTATTCTTCTACCTTTTATCTAGTTAAATCCACTCATGCACTCTCATATAAAATTGGCGGACTTTCTATAGCGTTAGGAGTGGAAGGAATTTATTCCAGACAGATCGCTTACCAAAAGTTTCATGATATTACTGGAAACATTGAAGTCCCAGGCCAAGGTTTTGATTATAAAAGTAAAAACGCATATGCGCTCGGTGGTATTTTCGGAACTACTTATCAGATCACTGAAACATTAAAAATTGCTTATTCTTACCAAACTTCCGCAAAAATCCCTTTAGATGGAAGTATGCAAGTAGGCTCTTATCCTAGTCGCACTGGGGTTTCTGCAACATTCGCAGTTCCGGAAAGACATGGTTTAGGTTTTTCTTATGGAACAGATACATTCAAGATCGGAGTAGACGCATTATATTATAATTATGCTTCTTATACTTCTACTTATAAACAAACTTTGGCTGCCCCTGTATTCCCAACTGCATTCGGACAAACGAATGTAATCCCTCAAAATTTAGCGTATCATGATTCATGGGCATTAGGAATCGGAGGAGAATGGATCGTAAACGATTGGACCTACAGATTAGGTGCAAGGCATAACTCTGGAGTTTTAAGATCAGAAGGAACAAATGCACTCCAAGCAGGAATCATGGTCCAAGATCTTGTTTCTGGTGGATTCGGATACTCAACCGGAAAATGGAAATTTGATTTTACTCTTTTATATTATCTTCCGGTAAGAGTTTATAATGGAGGCTCTGCTGATTGGAATTTCAATCATGCTGTATTCTCCAAAGACGATATCCGAGTAAACGAATTCAAACATTCATTAAGATCGGATATCCCTGCTATATTATTAGGAGCCGGCTATTCTTTTGATTAA
- a CDS encoding oxygenase MpaB family protein, which produces MNSSELRALRKITDPLADEIVTKYFTESAFDREKTMLFFDALSKNSDPIPSGLPDYLEKYFYETEDLPSWADKNKIAKGEKLFSTYGPQILMMLCVKSLPMAYSCGDGAQVLYKTGRLIEQNGVIDGVNRRLMETTQFVISVAQENGLGPQGKGIRTAQKVRLMHASIRYFLGKGKDWDPAWGQPINQEDMAGTLQSFSSLVVEGLGQSSLTLSQDEKDAYIHLWRVVGHFIGVKPELCPEGYGAAHSLGESIFSDQQKPSDAGKILAKSLLDFMEYMLPGNLFDNLPLFFLQTYMGQKTSEVLGLGWPPKNPLGYFMERIFKDIDSHEDSDEGFGKLVAYFASKLLFSMDHFYYGGKKARFWIPPSLRENWRL; this is translated from the coding sequence ATGAATTCGAGTGAGTTACGTGCATTACGAAAAATTACTGATCCATTGGCGGACGAGATAGTCACAAAATATTTTACTGAATCCGCTTTTGACAGAGAAAAAACCATGCTTTTTTTCGATGCGCTTTCCAAGAACTCGGATCCGATTCCTTCCGGTTTACCTGACTATCTAGAAAAATATTTTTATGAGACGGAAGACCTTCCTTCATGGGCGGATAAGAATAAGATCGCAAAAGGGGAGAAGTTATTCTCCACTTATGGTCCTCAGATCTTAATGATGCTTTGTGTTAAGTCTCTTCCCATGGCTTACTCTTGCGGAGATGGAGCACAGGTACTTTATAAAACTGGAAGATTAATAGAACAGAATGGTGTAATAGACGGAGTTAATCGAAGACTGATGGAAACAACTCAGTTTGTTATTTCTGTTGCTCAGGAGAATGGACTGGGCCCTCAAGGTAAAGGAATACGCACCGCTCAAAAAGTAAGACTGATGCATGCATCCATACGTTATTTTCTTGGAAAAGGAAAAGATTGGGATCCTGCTTGGGGGCAACCGATTAACCAAGAGGACATGGCAGGTACTCTGCAATCTTTTTCTAGTTTGGTAGTCGAAGGCCTTGGCCAATCTTCCTTAACACTCAGTCAGGATGAAAAAGACGCATACATTCATCTTTGGAGAGTTGTAGGACATTTTATTGGAGTAAAACCTGAACTTTGTCCAGAAGGATATGGCGCAGCACATTCTTTAGGTGAATCCATATTTAGCGACCAACAAAAACCCTCGGATGCAGGTAAGATACTTGCAAAATCTCTGTTGGACTTTATGGAATATATGCTTCCTGGAAATTTATTCGACAATCTTCCATTATTTTTTCTGCAAACATATATGGGACAAAAAACAAGCGAAGTGCTTGGTTTAGGATGGCCTCCTAAAAATCCTTTGGGCTATTTTATGGAAAGGATCTTTAAGGATATAGACTCACATGAAGATAGTGATGAAGGGTTCGGAAAGTTAGTCGCTTATTTTGCTTCCAAACTTCTTTTTTCTATGGATCATTTTTATTACGGCGGAAAGAAAGCAAGATTTTGGATCCCGCCTTCATTAAGAGAGAATTGGAGACTATAA